The Hevea brasiliensis isolate MT/VB/25A 57/8 chromosome 1, ASM3005281v1, whole genome shotgun sequence genome has a window encoding:
- the LOC110658603 gene encoding mitochondrial import inner membrane translocase subunit PAM16 like 2 isoform X4, with protein sequence MAAKILANLIVMGSGILARAFVQAYRQALANASKSGVAQETIQNTIHRGSKVMTEQEARQILGVTEETAWEEILKKYDTLFERNAKNGSFYIQSKVHRAKECLEAIHQGKGEGTPS encoded by the exons GCAGCTAAGATTCTTGCCAACTTAATTGTAATGGGCTCTGGTATTCTAGCTCGGGCTTTTGTTCAAGCCTACCGGCAAGCACTTGCAA ATGCCTCAAAATCTGGTGTTGCCCAAGAgacaattcaaaacacaatccaTAGGGGAAGCAAAGTAATGACGGAGCAAGAAGCCCGGCAGATTCTTGGTGTAACCGAGGAAACTGCTTGGGAGGAGATACTGAAG AAATATGACACTTTATTTGAGAGGAATGCCAAAAACGGAAGCTTTTACATCCAATCAAAGGTTCATAGGGCTAAGGAATGTTTAGAGGCTATACATCAAGGCAAAGGCGAGGGTACCCCTAGTTGA
- the LOC110643584 gene encoding clathrin interactor EPSIN 3 isoform X2 has product MKKVFDQTVRDIKREVNKKVLKVPGIEQKILDATSNEPWGPHGTLLADIAQATRNYHEYQMIMAVIWKRINDTGKNWRHVYKALTVLEYLVGHGSERVIDEIREHAYQISTLADFQYIDSSGSDQGSNVRKKSQSLVVLVNDKERIIEVRQKAAANRDKFRNTSVGGMYRPSSYSSTGGYGDKYDDDRYEGRYGSRDEDRNGYGYGREREYNYRDDDRYGRYGDSYSRDGDRYGRDYEERYSRDGYRDDDYRGRSRSIDDYGSRSRSSDRDRGFHDDVQPSSRDSARVDDQSQDGRRHERKFSEQNIAPPCYEEDLSESRSPAHGERNGEISAASAPGVSSPAAPRASSPPAPKAASPSASNNPSQATNVSTTAVTPAGQEVEVADEFDPRGPGSDGLIPSAAPAVATTSNNAEMDLLGSLSDSFAANPLAIMPVASATTSSEADAQANFSVPAFAATQPASNVMNQPFEDPFGDNPFKAIPASSDNDTISAQQQTSASAATFQPTVNQNAEMPPTVPRDTVNKFDFGDAFSGMTHSAVNVQPASMNSQFMPQEPTSHQETDILADILPPSGPSPTVTTQTGFSALAGQPGEPTASIYGSCNSQAGSVAPIAPNVALNMSPHPAQFNSGNFLTHGGSTAPFPSNMAPQTPAGPGTQFNNGNLLPQQISVASVGSPSSHHLASGPTPQYNNGNFLPQGSAAQVAHHTSSGPPLQFNNANFLPQQGSASPAVSQAAHYATGATPQFNDGNFLPQQGSTAPVGLQVAHQTATGATPQFNNGNLMPQQGSAAPVVSQVGYQAPAVPAAQHNSDLFSQGSNTPMASQTAPPSSTGSLAIVPQSSKDKFETKSAVWADTLNRGLVNLNISGPKINPLADIGIDFDAINRKEKRMEKPTTAAVTSTVTMGKAMGSGSGMGRAGASALRAPPNSMMSPGMGMGAGMNMGMGMGMGGVPGMGGYGQPMGMGMGMGMGMGTNMNQPMVMGMGQGGRMQSPGSAMPGGYNPMMGTGGYTQQPYGGGYR; this is encoded by the exons ATGAAGAAGGTCTTTGATCAAACTGTAAGGGACAT TAAAAGAGAGGTCAATAAGAAGGTGCTTAAAGTTCCTGGAATAGAGCAGAAG ATACTTGATGCAACTAGCAATGAGCCCTGGGGTCCTCATGGAACTCTCCTTGCAGATATTGCACAGGCCACTAGAAACTA TCATGAATACCAGATGATCATGGCGGTAATCTGGAAACGGATAAATGATACTGGCAAGAACTGGCGGCATGTCTACAAG GCTTTGACTGTATTGGAATACCTTGTTGGTCATGGATCAGAGCGTGTAATAGATGAGATAAGGGAACATGCATATCAAATATCG ACATTGGCAGATTTCCAATATATTGATTCTAGTGGAAGTGACCAGGGTAGCAATGTCAGAAAGAAATCTCAAAGTCTTGTGGTCCTGGTTAATGATAAAGAAAGGATAATCGAAGTTAGACAAAAGGCTGCTGCTAATCGGGACAA GTTCCGCAACACATCAGTTGGTGGAATGTATAGACCCAGTTCCTATTCAAGTACTGGAGGATATGGTGACAAATATGATGATGACCGTTATGAAGGCCGCTATGGAAGTAGGGATGAAGATCGAAATGGATATGGCTATGGGAGAGAAAGAGAATACAACTACAGGGATGATGATAGATATGGTAGATATGGGGACTCGTATAGTCGTGATGGAGATCGGTATGGCAGAGATTATGAAGAACGCTACAGCAGAGATGGATACAGGGATGATGACTACAGGGGAAGAAGTCGAAGCATTGATGATTATGGCTCAAGAAGCAGGAGTTCTGATAGAGACCGTGGTTTTCATGATGATGTTCAACCCTCATCTCG TGATAGTGCCAGAGTTGATGATCAATCCCAGGATGGAAG GCGGCATGAGCGAAAATTTTCTGAACAAAATATTGCTCCTCCTTGTTACGAAGAAGATTTAAGTGAATCACGAAGCCCTGCTCACGGTGAAAG GAATGGAGAAATTTCTGCTGCATCTGCTCCTGGAGTTTCTTCTCCAGCAGCACCAAGAGCTTCCTCTCCACCTGCACCCAAAGCTGCTTCTCCATCTGCAAGCAATAATCCAAGTCAAGCAACTAATGTTTCTACTACAGCTGTAACTCCTGCAGGCCAGGAAGTTGAGGTGGCTGATGAATTTGATCCACGTGGACCTGGTTCAG ATGGCCTCATTCCCTCAGCTGCTCCTGCTGTTGCCACTACCTCGAACAATGCTGAAATGGATTTACTTGGCTCTCTGTCAGATTCGTTTGCTGCAAATCCATTGGCCATTATGCCAGTGGCCTCTGCAACTACATCCTCTGAAGCTGATGCCCAAGCAAACTTTTCAGTACCCGCATTTGCTGCAACACAGCCAGCATCTAATGTTATGAATCAG CCTTTTGAAGATCCATTTGGTGACAATCCGTTCAAGGCTATCCCAGCTTCTAGTGATAATGACACTATCTCAGCTCAACAGCAGACTTCTGCCTCTGCAGCCACTTTTCAGCCTACTGTGAATCAGAATGCTGAAATGCCCCCAACAGTGCCACGAGACACAGTGAATAAATTCGACTTTGGAGATGCATTCTCTGGCATGACTCACTCAGCAGTCAATGTTCAACCAGCCTCAATGAACTCACAGTTTATGCCTCAGGAACCAACTTCACACCAGGAAACTGATATTCTGGCAGACATCCTCCCACCGTCTGGTCCTTCACCTACTGTAACTACACAGACAGGTTTCTCAGCTTTGGCTGGTCAACCTGGAGAGCCAACTGCTAGTATTTATGGAAGCTGCAATTCACAGGCAGGATCTGTGGCACCCATAGCTCCAAACGTAGCTCTAAACATGAGTCCTCACCCTGCACAATTCAACAGTGGTAACTTCCTCACGCATGGAGGATCTACTGCTCCTTTCCCTTCAAACATGGCTCCACAAACGCCAGCTGGACCAGGGACACAATTTAACAATGGAAATTTACTTCCACAGCAAATTTCTGTGGCCTCAGTTGGCTCACCCAGTTCTCACCATCTTGCAAGTGGACCAACTCCACAGTATAACAATGGAAACTTTCTCCCACAAGGTTCTGCTGCCCAAGTTGCTCACCATACTTCAAGTGGGCCACCTTTACAGTTCAACAACGCAAACTTTCTCCCACAACAGGGCTCTGCTTCCCCAGCTGTCTCACAAGCTGCTCACTATGCAACAGGAGCAACTCCACAGTTTAACGATGGTAACTTTCTCCCACAGCAGGGTTCTACTGCCCCAGTTGGCTTACAAGTTGCACACCAAACTGCAACAGGAGCAACACCACAATTTAACAATGGAAACCTTATGCCTCAACAAGGGTCTGCTGCCCCAGTTGTTTCACAAGTTGGCTATCAAGCTCCAGCCGTACCTGCTGCTCAACATAATAGTGACTTATTTTCACAAGGGTCAAACACTCCCATGGCTTCTCAGACGGCTCCTCCATCTTCAACAGGATCGCTTGCAATAGTTCCACAATCATCCAAGGACAAATTTGAGACGAAGTCAGCAGTTTGGGCAGATACACTGAACAGAGGGCTAGTCAACTTGAATATCTCTGGAC CTAAAATCAATCCATTGGCTGACATTGGAATTGATTTTGATGCCATTAATCGCAAGGAAAAGAGAATGGAAAAACCAACAACAGCTGCGGTAACATCTACTGTCACAATGGGTAAAGCTATGGGATCTGGTTCTGGAATGGGCCGAGCAGGTGCAAGTGCTCTTAGGGCTCCTCCAAATAGCATGATGAGTCCTGGCATGGGAATGGGTGCAGGCATGAATATGGGCATGGGAATGGGAATGGGTGGAGTTCCAGGCATGGGCGGTTATGGTCAACCCATGGGAATGGGGATGGGGATGGGGATGGGGATGGGCACGAACATGAACCAACCCATGGTAATGGGGATGGGGCAAGGCGGCCGTATGCAATCTCCTGGATCAGCCATGCCTGGTGGTTATAATCCCATGATGGGCACAGGTGGTTATACTCAACAGCCATATGGTGGAGGATATAGATGA
- the LOC110658603 gene encoding mitochondrial import inner membrane translocase subunit PAM16 like 2 isoform X2 has product MAAKILANLIVMGSGILARAFVQAYRQALAMTYFYADASKSGVAQETIQNTIHRGSKVMTEQEARQILGVTEETAWEEILKKYDTLFERNAKNGSFYIQSKVHRAKECLEAIHQGKGEGTPS; this is encoded by the exons GCAGCTAAGATTCTTGCCAACTTAATTGTAATGGGCTCTGGTATTCTAGCTCGGGCTTTTGTTCAAGCCTACCGGCAAGCACTTGCAA TGACATATTTTTATGCAGATGCCTCAAAATCTGGTGTTGCCCAAGAgacaattcaaaacacaatccaTAGGGGAAGCAAAGTAATGACGGAGCAAGAAGCCCGGCAGATTCTTGGTGTAACCGAGGAAACTGCTTGGGAGGAGATACTGAAG AAATATGACACTTTATTTGAGAGGAATGCCAAAAACGGAAGCTTTTACATCCAATCAAAGGTTCATAGGGCTAAGGAATGTTTAGAGGCTATACATCAAGGCAAAGGCGAGGGTACCCCTAGTTGA
- the LOC110643584 gene encoding clathrin interactor EPSIN 3 isoform X1 has product MKKVFDQTVRDIKREVNKKVLKVPGIEQKILDATSNEPWGPHGTLLADIAQATRNYHEYQMIMAVIWKRINDTGKNWRHVYKALTVLEYLVGHGSERVIDEIREHAYQISTLADFQYIDSSGSDQGSNVRKKSQSLVVLVNDKERIIEVRQKAAANRDKFRNTSVGGMYRPSSYSSTGGYGDKYDDDRYEGRYGSRDEDRNGYGYGREREYNYRDDDRYGRYGDSYSRDGDRYGRDYEERYSRDGYRDDDYRGRSRSIDDYGSRSRSSDRDRGFHDDVQPSSRDSARVDDQSQDGSVARRHERKFSEQNIAPPCYEEDLSESRSPAHGERNGEISAASAPGVSSPAAPRASSPPAPKAASPSASNNPSQATNVSTTAVTPAGQEVEVADEFDPRGPGSDGLIPSAAPAVATTSNNAEMDLLGSLSDSFAANPLAIMPVASATTSSEADAQANFSVPAFAATQPASNVMNQPFEDPFGDNPFKAIPASSDNDTISAQQQTSASAATFQPTVNQNAEMPPTVPRDTVNKFDFGDAFSGMTHSAVNVQPASMNSQFMPQEPTSHQETDILADILPPSGPSPTVTTQTGFSALAGQPGEPTASIYGSCNSQAGSVAPIAPNVALNMSPHPAQFNSGNFLTHGGSTAPFPSNMAPQTPAGPGTQFNNGNLLPQQISVASVGSPSSHHLASGPTPQYNNGNFLPQGSAAQVAHHTSSGPPLQFNNANFLPQQGSASPAVSQAAHYATGATPQFNDGNFLPQQGSTAPVGLQVAHQTATGATPQFNNGNLMPQQGSAAPVVSQVGYQAPAVPAAQHNSDLFSQGSNTPMASQTAPPSSTGSLAIVPQSSKDKFETKSAVWADTLNRGLVNLNISGPKINPLADIGIDFDAINRKEKRMEKPTTAAVTSTVTMGKAMGSGSGMGRAGASALRAPPNSMMSPGMGMGAGMNMGMGMGMGGVPGMGGYGQPMGMGMGMGMGMGTNMNQPMVMGMGQGGRMQSPGSAMPGGYNPMMGTGGYTQQPYGGGYR; this is encoded by the exons ATGAAGAAGGTCTTTGATCAAACTGTAAGGGACAT TAAAAGAGAGGTCAATAAGAAGGTGCTTAAAGTTCCTGGAATAGAGCAGAAG ATACTTGATGCAACTAGCAATGAGCCCTGGGGTCCTCATGGAACTCTCCTTGCAGATATTGCACAGGCCACTAGAAACTA TCATGAATACCAGATGATCATGGCGGTAATCTGGAAACGGATAAATGATACTGGCAAGAACTGGCGGCATGTCTACAAG GCTTTGACTGTATTGGAATACCTTGTTGGTCATGGATCAGAGCGTGTAATAGATGAGATAAGGGAACATGCATATCAAATATCG ACATTGGCAGATTTCCAATATATTGATTCTAGTGGAAGTGACCAGGGTAGCAATGTCAGAAAGAAATCTCAAAGTCTTGTGGTCCTGGTTAATGATAAAGAAAGGATAATCGAAGTTAGACAAAAGGCTGCTGCTAATCGGGACAA GTTCCGCAACACATCAGTTGGTGGAATGTATAGACCCAGTTCCTATTCAAGTACTGGAGGATATGGTGACAAATATGATGATGACCGTTATGAAGGCCGCTATGGAAGTAGGGATGAAGATCGAAATGGATATGGCTATGGGAGAGAAAGAGAATACAACTACAGGGATGATGATAGATATGGTAGATATGGGGACTCGTATAGTCGTGATGGAGATCGGTATGGCAGAGATTATGAAGAACGCTACAGCAGAGATGGATACAGGGATGATGACTACAGGGGAAGAAGTCGAAGCATTGATGATTATGGCTCAAGAAGCAGGAGTTCTGATAGAGACCGTGGTTTTCATGATGATGTTCAACCCTCATCTCG TGATAGTGCCAGAGTTGATGATCAATCCCAGGATGGAAG TGTTGCCAGGCGGCATGAGCGAAAATTTTCTGAACAAAATATTGCTCCTCCTTGTTACGAAGAAGATTTAAGTGAATCACGAAGCCCTGCTCACGGTGAAAG GAATGGAGAAATTTCTGCTGCATCTGCTCCTGGAGTTTCTTCTCCAGCAGCACCAAGAGCTTCCTCTCCACCTGCACCCAAAGCTGCTTCTCCATCTGCAAGCAATAATCCAAGTCAAGCAACTAATGTTTCTACTACAGCTGTAACTCCTGCAGGCCAGGAAGTTGAGGTGGCTGATGAATTTGATCCACGTGGACCTGGTTCAG ATGGCCTCATTCCCTCAGCTGCTCCTGCTGTTGCCACTACCTCGAACAATGCTGAAATGGATTTACTTGGCTCTCTGTCAGATTCGTTTGCTGCAAATCCATTGGCCATTATGCCAGTGGCCTCTGCAACTACATCCTCTGAAGCTGATGCCCAAGCAAACTTTTCAGTACCCGCATTTGCTGCAACACAGCCAGCATCTAATGTTATGAATCAG CCTTTTGAAGATCCATTTGGTGACAATCCGTTCAAGGCTATCCCAGCTTCTAGTGATAATGACACTATCTCAGCTCAACAGCAGACTTCTGCCTCTGCAGCCACTTTTCAGCCTACTGTGAATCAGAATGCTGAAATGCCCCCAACAGTGCCACGAGACACAGTGAATAAATTCGACTTTGGAGATGCATTCTCTGGCATGACTCACTCAGCAGTCAATGTTCAACCAGCCTCAATGAACTCACAGTTTATGCCTCAGGAACCAACTTCACACCAGGAAACTGATATTCTGGCAGACATCCTCCCACCGTCTGGTCCTTCACCTACTGTAACTACACAGACAGGTTTCTCAGCTTTGGCTGGTCAACCTGGAGAGCCAACTGCTAGTATTTATGGAAGCTGCAATTCACAGGCAGGATCTGTGGCACCCATAGCTCCAAACGTAGCTCTAAACATGAGTCCTCACCCTGCACAATTCAACAGTGGTAACTTCCTCACGCATGGAGGATCTACTGCTCCTTTCCCTTCAAACATGGCTCCACAAACGCCAGCTGGACCAGGGACACAATTTAACAATGGAAATTTACTTCCACAGCAAATTTCTGTGGCCTCAGTTGGCTCACCCAGTTCTCACCATCTTGCAAGTGGACCAACTCCACAGTATAACAATGGAAACTTTCTCCCACAAGGTTCTGCTGCCCAAGTTGCTCACCATACTTCAAGTGGGCCACCTTTACAGTTCAACAACGCAAACTTTCTCCCACAACAGGGCTCTGCTTCCCCAGCTGTCTCACAAGCTGCTCACTATGCAACAGGAGCAACTCCACAGTTTAACGATGGTAACTTTCTCCCACAGCAGGGTTCTACTGCCCCAGTTGGCTTACAAGTTGCACACCAAACTGCAACAGGAGCAACACCACAATTTAACAATGGAAACCTTATGCCTCAACAAGGGTCTGCTGCCCCAGTTGTTTCACAAGTTGGCTATCAAGCTCCAGCCGTACCTGCTGCTCAACATAATAGTGACTTATTTTCACAAGGGTCAAACACTCCCATGGCTTCTCAGACGGCTCCTCCATCTTCAACAGGATCGCTTGCAATAGTTCCACAATCATCCAAGGACAAATTTGAGACGAAGTCAGCAGTTTGGGCAGATACACTGAACAGAGGGCTAGTCAACTTGAATATCTCTGGAC CTAAAATCAATCCATTGGCTGACATTGGAATTGATTTTGATGCCATTAATCGCAAGGAAAAGAGAATGGAAAAACCAACAACAGCTGCGGTAACATCTACTGTCACAATGGGTAAAGCTATGGGATCTGGTTCTGGAATGGGCCGAGCAGGTGCAAGTGCTCTTAGGGCTCCTCCAAATAGCATGATGAGTCCTGGCATGGGAATGGGTGCAGGCATGAATATGGGCATGGGAATGGGAATGGGTGGAGTTCCAGGCATGGGCGGTTATGGTCAACCCATGGGAATGGGGATGGGGATGGGGATGGGGATGGGCACGAACATGAACCAACCCATGGTAATGGGGATGGGGCAAGGCGGCCGTATGCAATCTCCTGGATCAGCCATGCCTGGTGGTTATAATCCCATGATGGGCACAGGTGGTTATACTCAACAGCCATATGGTGGAGGATATAGATGA